Genomic segment of Chloracidobacterium sp. N:
GCAGCTTGCCCCGGAATGGTCAAAGCGCCTGGCGGTGATGAAGGCGCTTGGCATTGCAGCGGATGTGGCCGCCAGCGCCGTCGCCGCCCAGGGACAAAGCGCTGCCAATTACTCGCTGGATACTTTTGTCCGCCAAACCTTGGGACAGGTCGGACTCAAGGCAGCGGATTTTGATCAGCTCATCGGCGAATGGGCGTGGAAGGCCACCGGGCAGCCGCGCCCTTCCGACGCACCCCAACTTCCGCCCGGCTTTGCTTTTCGTCCCTTTCAGTGCGAGGTGGCCGCTTCGGAACGTTTTGTCACACTGGCCTGCGCCGGCTGTGGTTCCGGCAAGAGTCTGGCGGCCTACCTGTGGGCGCAGGCGTGGCAACGGCGCACCGGGCAAACCAACTTCCGGCTCTTTTTCTGCCTGCCGACCACTGGGACGACGACCGAGCACTTCAAGGACTACGCCCTCGAAGCGGGACTTTCGGCCGCGCTGACCCACTCACGTTCGACCGTTGACCTGAAAGCTCTGGCGGAAACGGCCGACCAGGAATCCGATGTGGACGCCAGCAACGCCGAGCGTGCCGCCCAGCGCGCCCTCGACGACCTGCGGGACAAAATCGAGGCGTTGTCCCTGTGGGACACCCCGCTGGTCGTCACCACGGCCGACACCGTGCTTGGACTGATGGCCAACGCCCGCCGGTCACTCTATGCCTTCCCGGCCATTGCCCTGAGTGCGATTGTCTTTGATGAAATCCATGCCTTTGATGACCGGCTGTTTGGGCATCTGCTGGCGTTCCTGCGGTTCTTTCCACGGCAGCCGGTGTTGCTGATGACGGCCTCCCTGCCCCAGCACCGGCTGGCGGCGCTGCAAAAGGTTCGCCCGGATTTGCAGATCGTTGCCGGCCCGGCGGAATACGAACAGCTTCCCCGCTATAAACTCCGTTATCCCAGCAGCCCGGAAGAAGTCTGGCAGGCCGTCGCCGACTGTATCGCGCAGGGCGGCAAGGTGCTCTGGGTGCGGAACCGCGTCGAATGGGCCAACGAAACCTACGCGGACTGCCGGAAGCGTTTTCCACAGGTCGAGGTCAACGTCTATCACTCGCGGTTTCGCTACAAGGACCGCAGCCGGCTGCACCACTACGTCATCGGGAAGTTCAAGGGTAAAGATGCCCAGATTCTGGTCACAACCCAGGTGGCCGAAATGTCCCTTGACCTGTCGGCTGATCTGCTCATCACCGACATTGCCTCCGTCCCGGCGCTCATCCAGCGCATGGGGCGGGCCAACCGCCGGTCAACGCCACAGCATCCCCAGCCTCCCAGGCCCGTCCTCGTCTGCCCTCTTCCGCCGCAAGCAAACGAAAGGGATAACCCGGCGCTGCCTTATGAAGCAGAAGATATTGCCACTGCCGAAGGTTGGCTTGCACATCTGCTGGCCCTTGAGAAACCCCTGAGTCAGCGCGACTTGGCTGACGCCTTTGGAAGCCTCTCACCGGGAAAAGACTTCGATGTTGAGCAGGCCTGGAAAGCGGCGTGTTTTGTTTCGGGGGGGTGGGAAACCCGTCCCGGCATGACGCGCAGCGAAGGCTACACGGTCAACGTCATCCTCGAAGCTGACTGGAAAGCGTACGGCCAGTCGGAGCCAGGCCGCGACTGGCTCATCGAGCACGAGGTTGCCATCCCGTTTCGGCCCGAAGTTCTGCGGTGGGGAACGGTGGGAAGCCGTCGCCTCGCGCCGGCCGAACGGGTGGCGTACGACTTCAACCCAGAGACAAAGAAAGGAACCGGAGCAAGATGGGTCAGCGCACAACCGGCTACCAACTGCCAAATCCTCTAGTCTATGAACTCGGAAACCCGAACTTCACGGTCTATCACCGGGCGGCACTGGGCGGTCTGGCCGCGACCATAGAAGCCTGGAAGAAGAATCCCCGCCTGAAGCCGGAAGGGATCGCGGCCGAAGTTGATGCGGGCAAAGTCGAAATCTGGTGGGACAAGGAGTTGTCCGACCGGCAGTTCATTCGCCGCCTGCTGGAAGCTTCATTCCGGCTGACACCGGACAGACTCATTGACCTGCCCGGACATGGCATCGAGACCGACCGGGATGGCCTGCGGCTGGCCATCCATACGGGACTGTGCGGGACTTTCCTGCAACACAACAAGATGCGCCCAGGTGAAAAAACACCCCGGACACTGAAGGTGCAAGTGGAAGGTGAAGAACAGGAGTATCTGCTTACCTACAAGGCAGTTAACTCCTATGCCCACCAGAAAGCTCAGGGAACAGGTCTTTTGGGCGACGACGATCAAGCCCCCTTGCCACCTGTGGCCTTGATTCCCCAGTCGGTTGTGCCGGGGGCGATGACGGGCGCCAGTGAGCTTGAAGGTCCCCCCGAAGAAGTGCTGCTTCTGCTTTACCTGATGGTCGGTTCAGCAGTCTTTCTGCTGCGCTCGTACCGCCACGAAAGCAGGGCGCAGTATTGTCTTGTCATTCCCGATGTCAAAAACCTGAAAAGTTTCGCCCGCAACCTGCGCCAGATAGCGGCCCGCGGTGCCAACTTTCTGACGAATGGTTATCCCGGCCGCATCGCCGGAGGCGCCGAGGAAGCAGCGCTGCGCTTCCTTCTTGCCCTTGAAGCCGGCAATCTCACGGAGGAATTCGGGCGCAGTGTGTCCGGCTGCCTGGCCGTGGCGATGGGCAAAGTGGCTTGGGACAGAAACCAGATCAACCGCAGCCTTGTCGTGCGGTTGGGCGCCGAGTACCCCGAAATCGAGGTCTTCCGCGCAGCGCTTCAGCATTTCGGTAAGGGGCGGCTGTTGACCTCGGCCAGGGGCGAAGCCTTTCCTGCTTCGCCCAACCCGCTGCCGGAACTCATTGCCGCCAACCTTGCCGCAGAACGGCACTGGTGCGCTGACTTCATCCAGCGTTGCCAGGAAAAAAAGGATTTTGAACAACTCACTTTCCAAAAAGGAGGACTGGCCGCCATGACCAAGGCCATCAAAGACGAGGACGACCAGGCCATCATCGCCATCTTTCACGAAGCCTGGCGGATGACCATGGGCGCCCTCAGCGAACGCGCGCAACGGGAAGGCAGTGACTTCACCGCCCTTGTCGAGCGCGAGCGCGAACGTACCCGCAACGCCATCCTGCGGGCCAAGACCGCTGAAGCCCTTGCCGGATGGTTTCTCCGCTTCTGCGCCGATGCCACCAAAGGTGCGGCGCTGGCTGGCATGAAGCGCAACGCAGCGCGCGTGCGCGAATTCATCTTCAACCCCCGCAACTTCGAGCGATTCCAAAACCTGCTTCTATTTGCCCTCGTCAGCTATATGGGCAGGGAAGACAACCTTAGTGAAGGAGGCATTGACGCATGACGACCCACTACCTGTACGCCACGATTCTCACCGGCGAGGCTGTTGCTGCCAACAATCGCGGTGACAACCTCGGCAACACCACAACCCTCCAGAAGGTGTTTCATCAGGATGATGTGCACACCAGCATTTCGGCCGAAGCCATCCGCTTTGCACTGCGCCACCACTTTCAGCTCGCCGGGCTTCCTGTCAACCGGCGCTATGACGGCGACAGGCTGATCTATGCCGACGAAAAGCGGACGTACTGGGGCAGCCGAACGCCCTTCATTGACGACGATCTGATGGGCTTTATGGATGCTGCCGCCGCCCAGGCTGAACGTGATGATGAAGAAGCCGAGCCGGGATCAACAGCAAAGTCCGGCAAGAAGAAAAAAGGGACGGTAACGAAGCGCACCAGCCCACTGGCCGTCGGGCGTGCGGTGTCGCTGCGCCCATACCGGGGTGAGCTGTCCTTCAACTGCGTCAGTGGGGTGAAGGAAAAGGGCAAGCTGTCGCTCTACAACGCCGAGATGCACACGACGGAGTACCAGTACAGCATTGCCCTCAACCTCAATGATGTCCTTGACAAGCAGAACATTGGCCACCTCATTGACGCGCTCATCGAACCGCCTCCGGTCGCCGGCAACCACGCGCGGTTTTACTATGACTTTTCGCCGGCCTCGATTGTTTTTCGCGTCACCTCTACCCATGCTTCCAGAATCCAGAACTGCTTTGAGCACGATGAAGAAGGGCGCACATACACCGTCGCCCGGCTCATCCGGCGCGTCGCAAGCGGGGACATCCCGGCAGAAGAACTCATCATCGGGGGCGAGTTGTCACATACCGATGAGGGGAAAAAGCTGAAGGAACTGGGCGTGACGGTACTCGATGGCATCCGCAAGGCGGCGGATGAGGCCCGGCGGCGCATCGCCCGACGGGACAAAGCCTTTGCCGTTCTTGCCGAAGGGAGGTGAGCGCCCATGCTCACACTTCACGTTGAAGTGCCCTATGGAAGCTTTCGCAAGTCCTACGCACGGTCGCTGGCCGAAACCTATCCGCTGCCGCCGCCGGCCACGGTGTACGGCATGTTGCTGTCGCTTGTGGGCGAAGGTTTCCGTCGTCGGCATGCGGGCGTCCGTCTGTCCCTGGCCTTCAGTGGAAGTTACCGCGACGGAAGCCGGCGTCATTCGCCTTTTCCCCGTGTAGCCCAGACGTTGCGCAAGCTGAGCCGTTACAAGTACGGCGAAGCATCAAAACAGTCTAAACAGGGGAATAGACCGGACTACATTGAAACCCTGTGCGACATCGCGTTTCTGTGCTGGGTGGACTCGGCGCAGGAAACCAACCCGGAGCCAAGGCTTGAAATGCGTCTGCGGGAAGCCCTGGAAACACCGGAGACGATCACCCGCTACGGCGTTCTGAGCCTTGGACTCAGCGATGATGCCGTCAACGACATCTGCCTTGTCCAAGAGCCAACCGGGGACTGGCACCGGCTGAAGCCAAGCCAGGAAGGATCGCTGGAGTTGCCGGTGTGGGTTGATCACGTCGGATCGCGTCATACCCGATGGCAACGCTACGAACTGGAGCGTGAGCCTGTCACTCCAACCGAGCCGCCTCTGGAAGCGTACTGGACGGTCATCCGGCCGCCTGCGTAAACGCGGAAGCAAACACATCTGTGATGCCGCAAGGCGCTGA
This window contains:
- the cas3 gene encoding CRISPR-associated helicase Cas3' — protein: MSTALPRYLLAKSYPQTKFPQQPPDYALLLQHNRDVAQACTALVEVIGRLVLERAGLTETDIEAFKKAMAAVGWFEDLGKANSHFQAMVTKAPQLIQLLRHETLSGLLLWQNKALRECLEPALGDWFVLALWAAMGHHRKFDCDTQASAAPALTVWLNHPDFQQMLIELGQSLGTQTLPPTFSAPLIIAPDNRNPNAVSARRALQDLKEDFDGLREQLAPEWSKRLAVMKALGIAADVAASAVAAQGQSAANYSLDTFVRQTLGQVGLKAADFDQLIGEWAWKATGQPRPSDAPQLPPGFAFRPFQCEVAASERFVTLACAGCGSGKSLAAYLWAQAWQRRTGQTNFRLFFCLPTTGTTTEHFKDYALEAGLSAALTHSRSTVDLKALAETADQESDVDASNAERAAQRALDDLRDKIEALSLWDTPLVVTTADTVLGLMANARRSLYAFPAIALSAIVFDEIHAFDDRLFGHLLAFLRFFPRQPVLLMTASLPQHRLAALQKVRPDLQIVAGPAEYEQLPRYKLRYPSSPEEVWQAVADCIAQGGKVLWVRNRVEWANETYADCRKRFPQVEVNVYHSRFRYKDRSRLHHYVIGKFKGKDAQILVTTQVAEMSLDLSADLLITDIASVPALIQRMGRANRRSTPQHPQPPRPVLVCPLPPQANERDNPALPYEAEDIATAEGWLAHLLALEKPLSQRDLADAFGSLSPGKDFDVEQAWKAACFVSGGWETRPGMTRSEGYTVNVILEADWKAYGQSEPGRDWLIEHEVAIPFRPEVLRWGTVGSRRLAPAERVAYDFNPETKKGTGARWVSAQPATNCQIL
- the cas8a1 gene encoding type I-MYXAN CRISPR-associated Cas8a1/Cmx1 — encoded protein: MGQRTTGYQLPNPLVYELGNPNFTVYHRAALGGLAATIEAWKKNPRLKPEGIAAEVDAGKVEIWWDKELSDRQFIRRLLEASFRLTPDRLIDLPGHGIETDRDGLRLAIHTGLCGTFLQHNKMRPGEKTPRTLKVQVEGEEQEYLLTYKAVNSYAHQKAQGTGLLGDDDQAPLPPVALIPQSVVPGAMTGASELEGPPEEVLLLLYLMVGSAVFLLRSYRHESRAQYCLVIPDVKNLKSFARNLRQIAARGANFLTNGYPGRIAGGAEEAALRFLLALEAGNLTEEFGRSVSGCLAVAMGKVAWDRNQINRSLVVRLGAEYPEIEVFRAALQHFGKGRLLTSARGEAFPASPNPLPELIAANLAAERHWCADFIQRCQEKKDFEQLTFQKGGLAAMTKAIKDEDDQAIIAIFHEAWRMTMGALSERAQREGSDFTALVERERERTRNAILRAKTAEALAGWFLRFCADATKGAALAGMKRNAARVREFIFNPRNFERFQNLLLFALVSYMGREDNLSEGGIDA
- a CDS encoding DevR family CRISPR-associated autoregulator encodes the protein MTTHYLYATILTGEAVAANNRGDNLGNTTTLQKVFHQDDVHTSISAEAIRFALRHHFQLAGLPVNRRYDGDRLIYADEKRTYWGSRTPFIDDDLMGFMDAAAAQAERDDEEAEPGSTAKSGKKKKGTVTKRTSPLAVGRAVSLRPYRGELSFNCVSGVKEKGKLSLYNAEMHTTEYQYSIALNLNDVLDKQNIGHLIDALIEPPPVAGNHARFYYDFSPASIVFRVTSTHASRIQNCFEHDEEGRTYTVARLIRRVASGDIPAEELIIGGELSHTDEGKKLKELGVTVLDGIRKAADEARRRIARRDKAFAVLAEGR
- the cas5 gene encoding type I-MYXAN CRISPR-associated protein Cas5/Cmx5/DevS; translated protein: MLTLHVEVPYGSFRKSYARSLAETYPLPPPATVYGMLLSLVGEGFRRRHAGVRLSLAFSGSYRDGSRRHSPFPRVAQTLRKLSRYKYGEASKQSKQGNRPDYIETLCDIAFLCWVDSAQETNPEPRLEMRLREALETPETITRYGVLSLGLSDDAVNDICLVQEPTGDWHRLKPSQEGSLELPVWVDHVGSRHTRWQRYELEREPVTPTEPPLEAYWTVIRPPA